The proteins below are encoded in one region of Segatella copri:
- the htpG gene encoding molecular chaperone HtpG, with product MAQKGNIGVTTENIFPVIKKFLYSDHDIFLREMVSNAVDATQKLKTLAAQGDFKGEIGDTTVRVSLDEKAGTLTISDHGIGMTEEEIDKYINQIAFSGVTDFLDKYKENANAIIGHFGLGFYSSFMVASKVEIITKSYKEGSKAVKWSCDGSPAFEIEDADKAERGSDIILHIADDCKEFLQKNKIEELLNKYCKFMAVPVAFGKKTEWKDGKNVETDEDNIINNVEPLWTKAPSTLKDEDYKKFYHTLYPMQDDPLFWIHLNVDFPFNLTGILYFPRIKSSIDMQRNKIQLYCNQVFVTDQVEGIVPEFLTLLHGVIDSPDIPLNVSRSYLQSDSNVKKISTYITKKVADRLNSIFKENRKEFEEKWDDLKIFINYGMLSQEDFYERAKDFALLKDVEGKYFTFEEYKTLIKDNQTDKDGNLVYLYANNKEEQYSYIEAAKQKGYSVLLMEGQLDTPMVNMLEQKLEKSRFTRVDADIIDRLIVKEDAKKTDLSKEQSDNLTEVFRSQMPQLDKAEFFVEIQALGEQNQPVLITQNEYMRRMKAMSQFQAGMNFYGQMPDSYNIVLNSDHALVKKVLEDAEANTAETLKPILAEIKGQEARLAVLHQEQNKKKPEEITQQEKDDVHNTEKAISDEKAKRNEIISGYAKNNNIVHQLIDLALLQNGMLKGASLDAFLKRSVDMIK from the coding sequence ATGGCACAGAAAGGTAATATTGGTGTAACGACAGAGAACATTTTCCCTGTCATCAAGAAATTCTTATATTCAGATCACGACATCTTCCTCCGCGAGATGGTTTCAAACGCCGTAGATGCTACACAGAAGTTGAAGACTCTTGCAGCTCAGGGCGATTTCAAGGGCGAGATAGGCGACACAACCGTTCGTGTCTCTCTCGATGAGAAGGCTGGAACCTTGACTATCAGCGACCATGGTATAGGTATGACAGAGGAGGAAATCGATAAATATATCAACCAGATTGCATTCTCAGGCGTAACTGACTTCCTCGACAAGTATAAGGAGAATGCCAACGCCATCATCGGCCACTTCGGTCTCGGCTTCTATTCTTCTTTCATGGTAGCCAGCAAGGTAGAAATCATCACTAAGAGCTACAAAGAGGGAAGCAAGGCTGTAAAGTGGAGCTGCGATGGTTCACCTGCTTTCGAAATCGAAGATGCAGACAAGGCTGAGCGTGGTTCAGACATCATCCTCCATATTGCTGATGATTGCAAGGAATTCCTGCAGAAGAACAAGATTGAGGAACTTCTGAACAAGTACTGCAAGTTTATGGCAGTGCCTGTTGCTTTCGGCAAGAAGACCGAATGGAAGGACGGCAAGAATGTGGAGACTGATGAGGATAACATTATTAATAATGTGGAGCCTCTCTGGACCAAGGCTCCTAGCACACTGAAGGATGAGGACTACAAGAAGTTCTATCACACCCTTTATCCGATGCAGGACGACCCGTTGTTCTGGATTCATCTGAATGTAGACTTCCCATTCAATCTCACGGGTATTCTCTACTTCCCACGCATCAAGAGCAGCATCGACATGCAGCGCAACAAGATTCAGCTCTATTGCAACCAGGTGTTCGTAACCGACCAGGTAGAAGGCATTGTACCAGAATTCCTCACATTGCTTCATGGTGTAATCGATTCACCGGACATTCCGCTGAACGTAAGCCGCAGCTACCTGCAGAGCGACAGCAACGTGAAGAAGATTTCTACCTACATCACCAAGAAGGTAGCCGATCGTCTGAACTCTATCTTCAAGGAGAACCGCAAGGAGTTTGAAGAGAAATGGGATGATCTCAAGATCTTCATCAACTACGGAATGCTCTCTCAGGAAGATTTCTACGAGCGCGCAAAGGACTTCGCACTTCTGAAAGATGTTGAGGGCAAGTACTTTACTTTCGAGGAGTACAAGACGCTGATTAAGGACAATCAGACCGATAAGGACGGCAACCTGGTTTATCTCTATGCCAACAATAAGGAAGAGCAGTATTCTTATATCGAGGCTGCCAAGCAGAAGGGTTATTCTGTACTCCTGATGGAAGGTCAGCTCGATACGCCGATGGTAAACATGCTGGAGCAGAAGCTGGAGAAGAGCCGCTTTACACGTGTTGACGCCGACATCATCGACCGCCTCATCGTGAAGGAAGATGCTAAGAAGACCGATTTGAGCAAAGAGCAGTCTGACAACTTGACAGAAGTATTCCGTTCTCAGATGCCTCAGCTTGACAAGGCAGAATTCTTTGTTGAAATTCAGGCTTTGGGCGAACAGAACCAGCCAGTGCTCATCACTCAGAACGAGTACATGCGCCGTATGAAGGCGATGAGCCAGTTCCAGGCAGGCATGAACTTCTACGGTCAGATGCCAGACAGCTACAACATCGTACTGAACTCAGACCATGCTCTGGTAAAGAAGGTATTGGAAGATGCTGAGGCCAACACTGCTGAAACATTGAAGCCAATCCTTGCAGAAATCAAGGGTCAGGAAGCTCGCCTTGCCGTACTCCATCAGGAGCAGAACAAGAAGAAGCCTGAAGAGATTACCCAGCAGGAGAAGGATGATGTTCACAATACAGAGAAGGCCATCAGCGATGAGAAGGCTAAGCGCAACGAAATCATCTCGGGCTATGCTAAGAACAACAACATTGTTCACCAGCTCATCGACCTTGCCCTGCTTCAGAACGGTATGTTGAAGGGTGCTTCGCTCGACGCATTCCTCAAGAGAAGCGTTGACATGATTAAGTAA
- a CDS encoding RNA polymerase sigma factor, translating to MEQTNSNYSIIADYYSEHYNELKLYVMSRSLPADEAEDIVQNTFVRLLRGDKMITPVTLPCFVYTIAKNLIIDYYRRKHKIEEYEHFLGASDWMGRYDVDGESVFSAQQTNEILERGIARLTEKRSKVYRLNLFEGMQVSEIAQSLNLGYKAAENRLTLARKEIRDYMKKELAS from the coding sequence ATGGAACAAACAAATTCAAATTACAGCATTATTGCTGATTATTACTCTGAACACTACAACGAGCTGAAGTTGTATGTCATGTCCCGTTCGCTTCCGGCAGACGAGGCTGAAGACATCGTGCAGAATACTTTTGTGCGATTACTTCGAGGCGATAAGATGATTACGCCTGTTACTTTACCTTGTTTTGTATACACCATTGCCAAGAATCTGATTATCGATTATTACCGGCGCAAGCATAAGATTGAGGAGTATGAACACTTCCTGGGAGCTAGTGACTGGATGGGAAGATATGATGTTGATGGCGAATCTGTTTTCTCTGCCCAGCAGACCAACGAGATTCTGGAGCGTGGCATTGCCCGGCTCACAGAGAAGAGAAGCAAGGTTTACCGCCTGAATCTCTTCGAAGGAATGCAGGTGAGCGAGATTGCTCAAAGTCTGAACCTCGGATATAAAGCGGCTGAGAATCGTCTGACTCTGGCTAGAAAAGAAATAAGAGATTATATGAAAAAAGAGTTGGCTAGTTAA
- a CDS encoding aminoacyl-histidine dipeptidase: MNKSELKPALVFEQFAKINEIPRPSKHEENMIEFLKSFGEAHQLETLVDETGNVLIRKAATPGYEHAETIILQSHMDMVCDKLVDVDFDFHKDAIQTYVDGEWLKAKGTTLGADDGIGCAIELAILASNDIEHGPIECVFTRDEETGLTGAHGMKAGFMTGKMLINLDSEDEGEIFVSCAGGQTTHATFHFSREEAPAGYFFMETSLKGLNGGHSGDDINKKRANAIKILARFLFLENEKLDGSLRLVSFNSGKMHNAIPRDGKIVFAVKNADKEQVRADWNIFASEVEDEFHVTEQAMLFNMSSTDAAPVIEKAVADKFVMALQAVDNGPLTTCQDEAIAWMVETSSNVASVMTDENSINIVASQRSNVMSNLENMTNTVKAAFLLAGAEVTVGDKYPAWKMRANSELTDLAVKAYEKLFGKKPLVKGIHAGLECGLFSERYPELDMVSFGPTLRNVHTPDEALLIPTVEMVWDHLLEILRSVAK; this comes from the coding sequence ATGAATAAAAGTGAATTGAAGCCTGCTCTCGTGTTCGAGCAGTTCGCAAAAATCAACGAAATACCTCGTCCTTCCAAGCACGAGGAGAACATGATTGAGTTTTTGAAATCTTTCGGAGAGGCTCATCAGCTCGAAACGCTGGTAGATGAAACCGGTAATGTGCTCATCCGTAAAGCTGCCACTCCAGGCTACGAGCATGCTGAAACCATCATCCTGCAGAGCCACATGGACATGGTTTGCGATAAACTGGTAGATGTTGATTTCGATTTCCACAAAGACGCCATCCAGACTTACGTAGACGGAGAATGGCTTAAGGCAAAAGGCACTACATTGGGTGCTGACGACGGTATAGGCTGCGCCATCGAGCTGGCTATCCTGGCAAGCAACGATATTGAGCATGGTCCTATCGAGTGCGTCTTTACACGTGATGAAGAAACCGGACTGACCGGTGCTCACGGCATGAAGGCGGGCTTTATGACCGGAAAGATGCTCATCAATCTTGACTCAGAGGATGAGGGCGAAATCTTCGTATCCTGCGCCGGTGGTCAGACAACCCATGCCACTTTCCACTTCTCACGCGAAGAGGCTCCTGCGGGTTATTTCTTCATGGAAACTTCGCTGAAGGGTCTCAACGGTGGTCACTCGGGCGATGACATCAACAAGAAGCGCGCCAATGCCATCAAGATTCTTGCCCGCTTCCTCTTCCTCGAAAATGAGAAACTGGATGGAAGTCTGCGCCTCGTAAGCTTCAATAGCGGCAAAATGCACAATGCGATTCCTCGCGACGGAAAGATTGTTTTCGCCGTCAAGAATGCTGATAAGGAACAGGTTCGTGCCGACTGGAACATCTTTGCATCAGAAGTAGAAGATGAATTCCACGTAACCGAACAGGCTATGCTGTTCAATATGAGCAGCACCGATGCTGCACCTGTCATCGAGAAAGCTGTAGCTGACAAGTTCGTAATGGCTCTCCAGGCTGTAGACAACGGTCCGCTTACTACCTGTCAGGATGAGGCGATTGCCTGGATGGTAGAAACCTCAAGCAATGTGGCAAGCGTGATGACCGATGAAAACAGCATCAACATCGTAGCTTCTCAGCGAAGTAACGTGATGAGCAATCTGGAGAACATGACCAACACCGTAAAGGCAGCCTTCCTTCTGGCTGGCGCCGAGGTAACTGTAGGCGACAAGTATCCAGCTTGGAAGATGCGCGCCAACAGCGAGCTTACCGACCTGGCTGTGAAGGCTTATGAAAAGCTCTTCGGCAAAAAGCCATTGGTAAAGGGTATTCATGCCGGTTTGGAGTGTGGTCTTTTCTCAGAGCGTTATCCTGAGCTCGATATGGTAAGTTTCGGTCCTACCCTTCGCAATGTTCACACCCCAGACGAGGCTCTTCTCATTCCTACTGTAGAGATGGTTTGGGATCACTTGCTGGAGATTCTCCGCAGCGTGGCTAAATAA
- a CDS encoding OmpH family outer membrane protein, translated as MRKNILSSVAIAAVAALSLASCNKSQPQVEAKSESKAPSELKIAYVEVDSIMTQYAFAKEYSSILEKKGQNIQATIAQKGQQLQAAAANFQQKIQQNAYTREQAEAIQAGLQKQNNDLQGLQQRLSNEFAAEQEKYNKALHDSIANYLARYNKDKKYSIIFSKSGDNLLYADKAYDITKEVISGLNKAYKGKLKKEEAAPAKK; from the coding sequence ATGAGAAAGAACATTTTGAGTTCAGTGGCAATTGCAGCTGTTGCTGCCCTGTCATTGGCATCATGCAACAAATCTCAGCCTCAGGTAGAGGCTAAGTCAGAGAGCAAGGCTCCTTCTGAATTGAAGATTGCTTATGTAGAGGTAGACTCTATCATGACTCAGTATGCCTTTGCTAAGGAGTATTCTTCTATCTTGGAGAAGAAGGGTCAGAACATTCAGGCTACTATTGCGCAGAAGGGCCAGCAGCTTCAGGCAGCAGCAGCCAACTTCCAGCAGAAGATTCAGCAGAATGCTTACACCCGCGAGCAGGCTGAGGCTATCCAGGCTGGACTGCAGAAGCAGAACAACGACCTGCAGGGCTTGCAGCAGCGCTTGAGCAACGAGTTTGCTGCTGAGCAGGAGAAGTACAACAAGGCGCTCCACGACAGCATTGCCAACTATCTTGCCCGCTATAACAAGGACAAGAAGTACAGCATCATCTTCTCTAAGAGCGGCGATAATCTGCTCTATGCTGACAAGGCTTACGATATTACAAAAGAGGTGATTTCCGGCTTGAACAAGGCTTACAAGGGAAAGCTGAAGAAAGAGGAGGCTGCTCCTGCTAAAAAGTAA
- the nth gene encoding endonuclease III codes for MLRKERYDFILNHFRSALPNVTTELQFGSAFQLLVATLLSAQCTDKRINMVTPALFARYPDAQHMAQASEEDIYELISSVSYPNAKAKHLAEMSRQLVEMFGGEVPEAADDLEKLAGVGRKTANVIRAVWFGHATMAVDTHVYRVSHRMGLVPKTADTPRKVEDYLMKHIPAEDIPNAHHWILLHGRYICKSTKPLCDKCFFNEYCPKLLKDSKL; via the coding sequence ATGCTTCGTAAGGAAAGATACGATTTTATATTGAATCATTTCAGAAGTGCGCTGCCGAATGTAACTACCGAGTTGCAGTTCGGTAGCGCATTTCAGCTTCTGGTGGCTACCTTGCTTTCTGCGCAATGCACCGACAAACGCATCAACATGGTTACGCCTGCTCTCTTTGCCCGTTATCCTGATGCGCAGCACATGGCACAGGCGAGCGAGGAAGATATTTATGAGTTGATCAGTTCGGTGAGTTATCCGAATGCCAAGGCGAAGCATCTTGCTGAAATGTCTCGCCAGCTGGTTGAGATGTTCGGAGGTGAGGTGCCTGAGGCTGCGGATGATTTGGAGAAGTTGGCAGGAGTGGGGCGCAAGACTGCGAATGTGATTCGTGCCGTATGGTTCGGTCATGCTACGATGGCGGTGGATACGCATGTTTACCGTGTGAGTCATCGTATGGGGTTGGTGCCGAAAACGGCAGATACGCCCCGAAAAGTAGAAGATTATCTGATGAAACACATTCCGGCTGAGGATATTCCGAATGCGCATCATTGGATTCTGCTGCATGGCAGATATATTTGCAAGAGTACGAAGCCGCTCTGCGATAAATGCTTTTTTAATGAATATTGCCCAAAACTATTAAAGGACAGTAAGCTTTAG
- the aroC gene encoding chorismate synthase: MRNTFGNLFTLTTFGESHGIAVGGVIDGFPAGIEIDMDFIQSELNRRRPGQSHITTARKEADKVEFLSGVFEGKSTGTPIGFEVRNQNQHSQDYENMRCLFRPSHADFTYHEKYGVRDHRGGGRSSARITIARCVGGALAKLALRQLGISITAYTSQVGSIALEKDYHLYDLNTIEDNPVRCPDQRKAKEMEDLIAQVKADGDTIGGIITCVIKGCPVGLGEPEFGKLHAQLGAAMLGINAVKGFEYGEGFAGVTARGSEQNDVFIPKADAAETPADAAVNQDIAARITTKSNHSGGIQGGLSNGQDIYFRVAFKPIATLLMEQNTVDLEGNATMLTARGRHDPCVLPRAVPVVEAMAAMVILDNYLLNKTIKL, encoded by the coding sequence ATGAGGAATACATTTGGCAATCTTTTCACTCTCACTACGTTTGGAGAGAGTCATGGAATAGCTGTAGGAGGCGTTATTGACGGATTTCCTGCAGGCATAGAAATCGACATGGACTTTATCCAGAGCGAGCTGAACCGCCGACGCCCAGGACAGAGCCACATCACTACGGCCAGAAAGGAAGCTGACAAGGTAGAGTTTCTGAGTGGTGTGTTCGAAGGCAAATCAACAGGAACCCCTATCGGTTTTGAGGTGCGTAACCAGAACCAGCATTCTCAGGACTATGAGAACATGCGCTGTCTCTTCCGCCCTTCTCACGCAGATTTCACCTATCACGAGAAGTATGGCGTACGCGATCATCGTGGCGGCGGCCGTTCTTCAGCCCGCATCACCATTGCCCGATGCGTAGGCGGAGCTTTGGCTAAACTTGCCTTGCGACAGTTGGGCATCAGCATCACGGCCTATACATCGCAGGTGGGCAGCATCGCGCTGGAGAAAGATTATCATCTGTATGACCTTAACACCATAGAAGATAATCCGGTGCGCTGTCCTGACCAGCGGAAGGCGAAGGAGATGGAAGATCTCATCGCCCAGGTTAAGGCTGACGGCGATACGATTGGTGGAATCATCACTTGCGTCATCAAGGGTTGCCCGGTAGGATTGGGCGAGCCTGAATTTGGCAAGCTTCATGCCCAACTGGGTGCTGCCATGCTTGGCATTAACGCCGTGAAGGGTTTTGAATATGGTGAGGGATTTGCCGGAGTTACTGCCCGCGGAAGTGAGCAGAATGATGTCTTTATCCCGAAGGCTGATGCTGCAGAGACGCCAGCTGATGCTGCTGTGAATCAGGATATTGCTGCCCGTATTACAACAAAGAGCAATCATAGCGGAGGAATACAGGGCGGTTTGAGCAATGGTCAGGACATCTATTTCCGTGTTGCCTTTAAGCCAATTGCTACTCTGCTGATGGAGCAGAATACGGTAGATTTGGAAGGAAATGCCACCATGCTGACTGCCCGCGGCCGTCATGATCCTTGCGTTTTGCCAAGAGCCGTGCCAGTGGTTGAAGCCATGGCTGCCATGGTGATTCTGGATAACTATCTCTTGAATAAAACAATAAAACTTTAA
- a CDS encoding FKBP-type peptidyl-prolyl cis-trans isomerase, whose amino-acid sequence METNNKNKFIVVSYALYDVTNGDNGEEMLIERTTDERPFIFISGMGVTLPAFEEKVVDLAKGDEFDFQLDPEQAYGQHYDERVLELDKQIFTINGQFDAQHVQVGAIIPLQNEDGNHFNAVVKNISDTKVTCDLNHPLAGLKLNFCGQILESREATAEEIAKMAQMISGEGGGCSGGCDNCGGDCKDGNCEGGCEGGCEGGCNK is encoded by the coding sequence ATGGAAACAAACAACAAAAACAAGTTTATTGTAGTTTCATACGCACTGTATGATGTAACTAATGGTGACAACGGCGAGGAAATGCTCATCGAGCGCACAACCGACGAGCGTCCGTTCATCTTCATCAGCGGTATGGGTGTTACCCTGCCAGCTTTCGAAGAGAAGGTGGTAGACCTGGCTAAGGGTGATGAGTTCGACTTCCAGCTGGACCCAGAGCAGGCTTACGGACAGCACTATGATGAGCGCGTACTGGAGCTCGACAAGCAGATTTTTACCATCAACGGCCAGTTTGATGCACAGCACGTACAGGTAGGCGCTATCATCCCATTGCAGAACGAGGATGGCAACCACTTCAACGCAGTCGTGAAGAACATCAGCGATACAAAGGTAACCTGCGACCTGAACCACCCATTGGCTGGCTTGAAGCTCAACTTCTGCGGCCAGATTCTCGAGAGCCGCGAGGCTACTGCTGAGGAGATTGCCAAGATGGCTCAGATGATCAGCGGCGAAGGTGGCGGCTGCTCAGGTGGCTGCGACAACTGCGGCGGCGACTGCAAGGATGGCAACTGTGAAGGTGGTTGTGAAGGTGGTTGCGAAGGCGGCTGCAACAAGTAA
- a CDS encoding PepSY-like domain-containing protein produces MKRILRILMIAICCMVSCNMVANAGNDKPISVNALPAKAQTLLSQHFNGQKVMLATIESGVVSRSYDVVLQNGTKLEFDKKGNLTEIDCKQATVPDQLIPQAIKNYLMANYVGQSVKKIEMNKNEYEVELANGLDLTFNKHFQLIDID; encoded by the coding sequence ATGAAAAGAATTTTGCGAATTTTGATGATTGCCATCTGCTGCATGGTTTCATGCAATATGGTGGCGAATGCGGGCAACGACAAACCTATCTCTGTAAATGCACTTCCTGCCAAGGCTCAGACCTTACTCAGCCAGCATTTCAATGGTCAGAAGGTGATGCTTGCTACCATTGAGTCGGGCGTTGTGAGCAGAAGCTACGACGTGGTTCTGCAGAATGGCACGAAGCTGGAGTTCGACAAAAAGGGAAATCTTACAGAGATTGACTGCAAGCAGGCCACCGTGCCAGACCAGCTGATTCCGCAAGCCATCAAGAATTACCTGATGGCTAATTATGTAGGACAATCGGTGAAAAAGATAGAAATGAACAAGAATGAATACGAGGTAGAACTGGCTAACGGATTGGATTTGACCTTCAACAAGCATTTCCAATTAATAGATATTGACTGA
- a CDS encoding rhodanese-like domain-containing protein: MKKIFIMSIITMLSSLYSCQAQNKGYKSLSADDYEKAIADTAVIRLDVRTAEEFANGHIRGAINIDVLKSDFEQKAAATLPKSKTIAVNCRSGKRSKNAAAILTKNGYQVIELDSGFIGWQAAGKEIVKE; encoded by the coding sequence ATGAAGAAAATATTTATCATGAGCATTATAACCATGCTATCAAGCCTGTATTCTTGTCAGGCGCAAAATAAGGGCTATAAGAGTCTGTCGGCAGATGACTATGAGAAAGCCATCGCTGACACCGCAGTAATCCGTCTCGACGTACGAACCGCAGAGGAGTTTGCCAATGGGCATATTCGGGGCGCAATCAACATTGACGTACTGAAATCAGACTTCGAGCAGAAGGCCGCTGCCACTCTTCCCAAAAGCAAGACTATCGCCGTGAACTGCCGAAGCGGCAAGCGAAGCAAAAATGCCGCAGCTATATTGACAAAGAACGGCTATCAGGTAATAGAACTCGATTCCGGCTTTATTGGCTGGCAGGCAGCAGGAAAAGAAATCGTAAAGGAGTAA
- a CDS encoding smalltalk protein, protein MKANTWKTILQIAISILTAIATTLGVTSCMG, encoded by the coding sequence ATGAAAGCGAACACTTGGAAAACAATTCTGCAGATAGCCATCAGCATTCTGACCGCTATCGCTACTACGCTCGGAGTAACGAGCTGCATGGGATAA
- a CDS encoding HU family DNA-binding protein, whose protein sequence is MINYSIVMRSVNANLLEINQAKSRINQAKKEGKTPDPKDLELVKTEKQNAFAISQYTDIMTIEKFAKHITSHGSVYSRADISAILYIAVDCMREMLLEGKKIRLGDLGDFSLLLTSKGAEDADKFTAQNITGVKVQWEPGQEFKNLRDDAEFNLVASRSAQAAVIKAIKEGKTNVDLNAPTTPDNTPGGSSTGQTGSEGQGSESGGGTTGKDDTGDGLE, encoded by the coding sequence ATGATTAATTACAGCATCGTAATGCGTAGCGTGAACGCAAATCTTCTGGAAATCAACCAGGCGAAGTCACGCATCAACCAGGCGAAGAAGGAGGGCAAGACCCCTGACCCAAAGGACCTGGAACTCGTGAAGACCGAGAAGCAGAATGCTTTCGCCATCTCACAGTACACCGACATCATGACCATTGAGAAGTTTGCCAAGCACATCACTTCGCATGGCAGTGTTTATTCGAGAGCTGACATCAGCGCCATCCTCTACATCGCCGTAGACTGCATGCGTGAGATGTTGCTTGAGGGCAAGAAGATTCGTCTGGGCGACCTCGGTGATTTCTCTCTCCTTCTCACTTCGAAGGGTGCTGAGGATGCTGACAAGTTCACCGCACAGAACATCACCGGCGTAAAGGTTCAGTGGGAGCCAGGTCAAGAGTTCAAGAACCTTCGCGATGACGCCGAGTTCAACCTCGTAGCCAGCCGCAGTGCTCAGGCAGCCGTTATCAAGGCGATTAAGGAGGGTAAGACCAACGTTGACCTCAACGCCCCAACTACTCCGGATAATACGCCAGGTGGTTCAAGCACTGGTCAGACCGGCAGCGAAGGCCAAGGCTCAGAATCAGGCGGCGGTACTACCGGCAAGGACGATACTGGCGACGGCCTTGAATAG